Proteins from a genomic interval of Enterococcus faecium:
- a CDS encoding metallophosphoesterase, whose amino-acid sequence MKSLIYAIGDVHGKHELFEKLIHYYDPKIHQLVLLGDLNDRGPRTKECFLLGKQLVEETGAIYLRGNHEEYFLQFLQSPEDWYAPYMRNGGKETFESLIHPGASEEYSPTEISMMIQSRYSELIKFLVQRPLYYEWENYLFVHAGVDLTKKDWRKTSLRDFIWIREPFHEGKNNTGKTIVFGHTITPMLHGDMQTTDLWIQDHKIGMDGGAVFGGSLHGVVFDKEGILQDIEYQNNEGPWHGI is encoded by the coding sequence ATGAAATCATTGATTTATGCTATTGGGGATGTCCATGGCAAACATGAGCTTTTTGAAAAACTTATTCACTATTATGATCCAAAGATCCATCAGCTTGTTTTATTAGGGGATCTCAATGATCGAGGTCCTCGTACAAAAGAATGTTTTTTATTAGGAAAGCAATTAGTCGAAGAAACAGGAGCCATTTACCTCCGGGGAAACCATGAAGAATATTTTTTGCAATTTCTGCAATCACCGGAGGACTGGTATGCGCCTTATATGAGAAATGGTGGAAAAGAAACGTTTGAAAGCCTGATTCACCCAGGGGCATCGGAGGAATACTCCCCAACTGAAATCTCGATGATGATCCAATCGAGATATTCAGAACTGATTAAATTTTTAGTCCAGCGCCCCTTGTATTATGAATGGGAAAATTATCTTTTTGTCCATGCCGGTGTGGATTTGACAAAGAAAGACTGGCGTAAGACAAGTCTAAGAGACTTTATTTGGATAAGGGAACCATTTCATGAAGGGAAAAACAATACAGGTAAGACAATTGTATTTGGACATACGATTACACCAATGCTCCATGGAGATATGCAGACAACAGACCTCTGGATTCAGGATCATAAAATCGGAATGGACGGTGGGGCTGTATTCGGAGGGTCATTGCATGGGGTTGTTTTTGACAAGGAAGGTATTCTTCAAGATATTGAATATCAGAACAACGAAGGACCTTGGCATGGAATCTGA